A stretch of DNA from Gimesia chilikensis:
TCCGCTGGTTCTGGAAGACATCCTCAACACGCACCAACGTCCCAAGTTCGAGGAATACGATGATTATCTCTACATTGTCCTCAAAGGGCTGACCGTTGCAGATGAGTCCGTCGCTAACGAGTCCGTTGCCCCCGATAAGTTTGAAGTCAACTACGAACAGATCAGTATCCTGGTCCTGAATGACTTCGTCTTCACTTTCAAGGAACAGAAAGACGAACTCTTTCTCCCCCTGATTCAGCGTATCCGCAACCAGACCGGGAAAATCCGGTCCCTGGGGACCGACTATCTCACCTACGCCATCATCGATTCCATCGTCGACCAGAACTTTGTCCTGCTCGATACCATGGACGAACGGATCGATGCCATCGAAGAAGAACTGCTCGACGATCCTGATTCCTGCACACTGACGTCCATCCAGCATCTCAAGCGGGAACTGATCGACATCCGCCGGGCAACCTCGCCGCAGCGCGAACTGGTCGCCGCCATTCTCCGCTCGGACCATGTTTTGTTCAGCGAGAAGGTCGACATCTATTTCCGCGACGTTTACGATCACGTGCTCCGCATCAATGAATCGGTCGAT
This window harbors:
- the corA gene encoding magnesium/cobalt transporter CorA, giving the protein MLESYSGISKKAGMPPGSLVHVGDFDEEDTRISVVDYSPGDLEEPVVETVEDLLKFRDKKSITWVLLEGLKNVEVTELIGRHFDIHPLVLEDILNTHQRPKFEEYDDYLYIVLKGLTVADESVANESVAPDKFEVNYEQISILVLNDFVFTFKEQKDELFLPLIQRIRNQTGKIRSLGTDYLTYAIIDSIVDQNFVLLDTMDERIDAIEEELLDDPDSCTLTSIQHLKRELIDIRRATSPQRELVAAILRSDHVLFSEKVDIYFRDVYDHVLRINESVDSYRDMLAGLLDIYVSSISNKMNEVMKLLTVFASIFIPLTFIAGIYGMNFEYMPELKWKWAYPTLWVFFVTIPIVLLIYFKKKKWL